A genomic segment from bacterium encodes:
- a CDS encoding DUF368 domain-containing protein, whose product MNSSEPMPSLARFLLRGVLGGVLMGLANLVPGISGGTMLLAAGVYPTFIEAIADVTRGRLTRWPLFVLGTIGGSAVLAIGLLAGPTRDLVLDHRSLMYAFFIGLTLGGLPLVWRLARPATPGVWGGAAAAFALMVAMAFGAEGNGGSGASPFLLVLSGLAGASAMILPGISGGYLLLLLGQYVPILGAIDDAKEGLIGEAGFDPGLVLGAMEVVIPVGIGVVLGIVGVSNGLRWLLDRYEKPTLGALLGLLLGAVIGLYPFQEAVPPQPGFTHRGVEIPVEELDDVPREDWPLERYSPSGTDLAGAGGAFVAGLGLTLLIARVGRDPDEDESRVSRASPGPTDVPMRKPASTPEENDFR is encoded by the coding sequence CGATGCTCCTTGCGGCGGGCGTCTACCCGACCTTCATCGAGGCCATCGCCGACGTCACCCGCGGTCGCCTCACCCGCTGGCCGCTCTTCGTCCTCGGCACGATCGGCGGGTCGGCCGTCCTCGCGATCGGTCTGCTCGCGGGCCCGACCCGCGATCTCGTCCTCGACCATCGCAGCCTGATGTACGCGTTCTTCATCGGGCTCACCCTCGGTGGGCTGCCGCTCGTCTGGCGCCTCGCCCGTCCTGCGACGCCCGGCGTCTGGGGCGGCGCCGCGGCGGCGTTCGCGCTCATGGTCGCGATGGCCTTCGGCGCCGAGGGGAACGGCGGCTCGGGCGCGAGCCCGTTCCTGCTCGTGCTCTCCGGTCTCGCCGGCGCATCCGCCATGATCCTTCCGGGCATCTCCGGGGGCTACCTGCTCCTCCTGCTCGGTCAGTACGTGCCGATCCTGGGCGCGATCGACGACGCCAAAGAAGGACTGATCGGAGAAGCGGGCTTCGACCCCGGTCTCGTCCTCGGTGCGATGGAGGTCGTGATTCCGGTCGGGATCGGCGTGGTCCTCGGAATCGTCGGCGTGAGCAACGGGCTCCGCTGGCTGCTCGACCGCTACGAGAAGCCGACCCTGGGCGCCCTGCTCGGCCTGCTCCTCGGCGCGGTCATCGGCCTCTATCCCTTCCAGGAAGCCGTGCCCCCGCAGCCGGGTTTCACCCATCGCGGCGTCGAGATCCCGGTCGAGGAGCTCGACGACGTCCCGCGCGAGGACTGGCCCCTCGAGCGCTACTCGCCCAGCGGCACCGATCTCGCCGGCGCGGGCGGGGCCTTCGTGGCTGGCCTCGGGCTCACGCTGTTGATCGCCCGCGTCGGGCGCGACCCCGACGAAGACGAGTCCCGGGTCTCGAGGGCCTCGCCGGGCCCCACGGATGTGCCGATGAGGAAGCCCGCTTCCACTCCGGAGGAAAACGACTTCCGCTGA
- a CDS encoding pseudouridine synthase — protein sequence MSHGSSPRHARKPKKARAKKPARSAASRDDTPDGRPPRGRYSKTMPERASDKPSRKASATPAPKPSAARGRKSSASGGRSAKPSDAGAQRLQKLLAAAGFGSRRDVEQFLVEERVTVNGRVASLGDKADPLVDEIRVDGERLARDKPAYWIVNKPRGVITTVRDNEGRRTVMNLLPPKVGRLFPVGRLDLETSGLLLMTNDGDVAHALLHPSLGNEREYRVNVKGELDAKAIGRLERGVSLDEGKTARAQVEDVRYDPDSHTTSLSLTLVEGKKRQIRRSLLVLGFPVRRLVRVRMGPLRIGRLPVGESRALRPEERRALLEHVRRLRAGEPVAAAARSGSGRDDLAAPPRKSGARRPAKKKAGARRSPPSGPRAAKSDGRRSPPSGPKATSSPTRRSPPSGPKATSSSVRRSPPSSPKAMTSAARRSPPSGPRAQAARGERAGPAGPRKKAARKKSAAARPSARRAPKKAARKKAARKKAGATRRPSKGAARKRPGTKPRGRPGPRGRR from the coding sequence ATGTCTCACGGATCCTCTCCCCGTCACGCGCGGAAGCCGAAGAAGGCGCGCGCGAAGAAGCCCGCTCGTTCCGCCGCCTCGCGCGACGACACGCCGGACGGCCGGCCCCCGCGCGGCCGGTACTCGAAGACGATGCCCGAGCGGGCGTCCGACAAGCCGAGCCGGAAGGCCAGTGCCACGCCGGCCCCGAAGCCCAGCGCCGCACGAGGCCGCAAGTCGAGCGCTTCCGGCGGTCGAAGCGCGAAGCCCTCGGACGCCGGCGCTCAGCGTCTCCAGAAGCTCCTGGCGGCGGCCGGCTTCGGTTCCCGTCGCGACGTCGAGCAGTTCCTGGTCGAAGAGCGGGTGACCGTCAACGGGCGCGTCGCCAGTCTGGGGGACAAGGCGGACCCCCTGGTCGACGAGATTCGCGTCGACGGAGAACGCCTCGCCCGCGACAAGCCCGCCTACTGGATCGTGAACAAGCCTCGCGGCGTGATCACGACCGTGCGCGACAACGAGGGGCGGCGGACGGTGATGAACCTGCTCCCGCCCAAGGTGGGGCGGCTCTTCCCGGTCGGCCGCCTCGACCTCGAGACGTCGGGGCTCCTGCTCATGACGAACGACGGTGACGTGGCCCACGCGCTCCTCCATCCCTCCCTCGGAAACGAACGGGAGTACCGCGTGAACGTGAAGGGGGAGCTCGACGCGAAGGCGATCGGTCGACTCGAGCGGGGTGTCAGCCTCGACGAGGGCAAGACCGCGCGCGCGCAGGTCGAGGACGTCCGCTACGACCCCGATTCGCACACGACGTCGCTCTCCCTCACGCTCGTGGAGGGCAAGAAGCGCCAGATCCGCCGGAGCCTCCTCGTGCTCGGATTCCCGGTCCGCCGGCTCGTGCGCGTACGGATGGGACCGCTCCGCATCGGTCGACTGCCCGTCGGCGAGTCGCGGGCCCTGCGGCCCGAAGAGCGTCGGGCCCTGCTCGAGCACGTGCGACGACTTCGCGCAGGAGAGCCGGTCGCCGCGGCCGCACGCTCGGGCTCCGGGCGTGACGACCTCGCGGCACCGCCCCGCAAGAGCGGAGCGCGCCGGCCGGCGAAGAAGAAGGCGGGCGCCCGAAGGTCGCCGCCCTCCGGTCCGCGGGCAGCGAAGTCGGACGGTCGACGGTCCCCGCCGTCCGGACCGAAGGCGACGTCCTCCCCGACGCGAAGATCTCCGCCGTCGGGACCGAAGGCGACGTCCTCGTCGGTGCGAAGATCTCCGCCGTCGTCACCGAAGGCGATGACCTCCGCGGCGAGAAGATCGCCGCCGTCGGGTCCCCGAGCCCAGGCGGCACGGGGCGAACGCGCCGGTCCGGCCGGGCCGCGCAAGAAGGCCGCCCGGAAGAAGAGCGCGGCGGCACGCCCGAGTGCGCGGCGAGCGCCCAAGAAGGCGGCCCGCAAGAAGGCCGCCCGGAAGAAGGCGGGGGCCACGCGCCGTCCGTCCAAGGGCGCTGCGCGCAAGCGACCCGGCACGAAGCCCAGGGGTCGCCCGGGTCCCCGCGGTCGGCGCTAG
- the scpB gene encoding SMC-Scp complex subunit ScpB: MSRMEASEKRRIVEALILSSPEPLSAARIAEIIPYCNAGQAKDLVNELNTEYVEQDRSFEIWEVAGGYQIRTRAEFSGYLQKLQKERALRLSQAALETLAIIAYRQPVTRAEIEDVRGVDAGATVKSLLDRHLIRIAGQREVPGRPMLYGTTRRFLEVFGLERLKDLPTLRELDELAREQGLLEKTAEDALPTTAEGAGEGEAEGENATTDAEQATDEDGAVAASQTGDDGGPAEAASTTTESEPAAEAAPSTSEQADGAAEPADEEDDAPRV; encoded by the coding sequence ATGAGCCGAATGGAAGCCAGCGAGAAGCGACGTATCGTCGAGGCGCTGATCCTGTCGTCGCCGGAGCCGCTATCGGCGGCGCGGATCGCGGAGATCATTCCGTACTGCAACGCGGGTCAGGCCAAGGACCTCGTCAACGAGCTGAACACCGAGTACGTCGAGCAGGACCGCTCCTTCGAGATCTGGGAAGTCGCCGGCGGCTACCAGATCCGGACCCGAGCCGAGTTCTCGGGCTATCTCCAGAAGCTCCAGAAGGAGCGGGCACTTCGTCTCTCGCAGGCGGCCCTCGAGACTCTGGCGATCATCGCCTACCGCCAGCCGGTCACCCGCGCCGAGATCGAGGACGTGCGCGGCGTCGACGCGGGCGCGACCGTGAAGAGCCTGCTCGACCGTCATCTGATTCGGATCGCGGGACAGCGCGAGGTTCCCGGGCGACCGATGCTCTACGGAACCACCCGACGCTTCCTCGAGGTCTTCGGCCTCGAGCGTCTCAAGGACCTGCCCACCCTGCGCGAGCTCGACGAGCTGGCGCGGGAGCAGGGGCTCCTCGAGAAGACGGCGGAGGATGCCTTGCCGACCACTGCTGAAGGCGCAGGCGAAGGCGAGGCCGAGGGCGAGAACGCGACGACCGACGCCGAGCAGGCGACCGACGAGGACGGCGCGGTCGCGGCGTCGCAGACGGGTGACGACGGCGGCCCGGCCGAGGCCGCATCGACCACGACCGAATCGGAGCCTGCCGCCGAGGCGGCCCCCTCGACGTCCGAGCAAGCGGACGGCGCGGCCGAGCCCGCCGACGAGGAGGATGACGCCCCGCGCGTCTAG
- a CDS encoding segregation/condensation protein A: MSASDVEVGEGPAPLDVEGSVLESLGADPDERTDGLDGYAVKLAVFEGPLDLLLHLIRQNEVDITDIPIQRIAEQYLETIELMQELNLDIAAEYLVMAATLALIKSRMLLPNEAEDEEEAVDPRAELVQRLLEYQRFKEAAETLSKRRLLGRDVWSVVGPGPEKTPESEREIEVGLYELVAAFKEVLDNAKGASLKHEVETESVTVRDRMLVVMDLLEENETVEFMRIFESPGEAGGVPSRPVLVATFLAILELARLSALRIYQGISERGTPEGAIRVRRAQIESDSPEWRERITETM; this comes from the coding sequence ATGAGCGCAAGCGACGTGGAAGTCGGAGAAGGCCCTGCTCCCCTCGATGTCGAGGGCAGCGTGCTCGAATCCCTGGGTGCCGACCCGGACGAGCGCACCGATGGCCTCGACGGCTATGCGGTCAAGCTGGCCGTCTTCGAGGGGCCCCTCGATCTGCTGCTCCACCTGATCCGGCAGAACGAAGTCGACATCACCGACATCCCGATCCAGCGTATCGCCGAGCAGTACCTCGAGACGATCGAGCTGATGCAGGAGCTGAACCTCGACATCGCGGCGGAGTACCTCGTGATGGCGGCGACGCTCGCGCTGATCAAGAGCCGGATGCTCCTGCCGAACGAGGCCGAGGACGAAGAGGAGGCCGTCGATCCGAGGGCCGAGCTCGTCCAGCGCCTCCTCGAGTACCAGCGCTTCAAGGAAGCCGCGGAGACGCTGTCGAAGCGACGTCTCCTGGGGCGCGACGTCTGGAGCGTCGTGGGGCCCGGTCCGGAGAAGACCCCCGAGAGCGAGCGCGAGATCGAGGTCGGGCTCTACGAGCTGGTCGCGGCCTTCAAGGAGGTGCTCGACAACGCGAAGGGCGCGAGCCTCAAGCACGAGGTCGAGACCGAGAGCGTGACCGTGCGCGACCGGATGCTGGTCGTGATGGACCTGCTCGAAGAGAACGAGACGGTCGAGTTCATGCGGATCTTCGAGTCGCCCGGCGAGGCCGGCGGAGTCCCGTCCCGTCCCGTCCTGGTCGCGACCTTCCTCGCGATCCTCGAGCTCGCCCGCCTCTCGGCCCTTCGGATCTACCAGGGAATCTCCGAGAGGGGAACGCCCGAAGGTGCCATCCGCGTACGCCGAGCCCAGATCGAGAGTGACTCGCCGGAATGGCGTGAACGCATCACGGAGACGATGTAG
- a CDS encoding site-specific tyrosine recombinase XerD, with protein sequence MARAGASELEALCDAFLTRLAVEEGLSPRTVEAYANDLRHLRAHLADRGIDRIERVTRHDLSTLAGFLDERSMAASTRARVFVSVRRLMRFAEEKGLIGADPIEALQAPKQTRKLPRILKAEETAALIEAARGDDALSLRDVAMLEVLYGAGLRVTELVTLPLDAIDRRGQLLRVVGKGRKERIVPMGDVAAEAIDDYLERGRPTLLGERPDRSHATFLTRRGTAMTRQNFFSRLRGHAKAAGLAADRVSPHVLRHGFATDLLEGGADLRAIQSMLGHADLSTTEIYTHVSRARLRETVESRHPRGAGGKR encoded by the coding sequence GTGGCTAGGGCGGGCGCTTCCGAGCTCGAGGCGCTCTGCGACGCGTTCCTCACGCGGCTCGCGGTCGAAGAGGGCCTGTCGCCTCGGACCGTCGAGGCCTACGCGAACGATCTGCGCCACCTGCGCGCCCACCTCGCCGATCGCGGCATCGACCGGATCGAGCGCGTGACCCGCCACGATCTGTCGACTCTGGCGGGCTTTCTCGACGAGCGATCCATGGCGGCGAGCACCCGGGCGCGGGTCTTCGTTTCCGTGCGGCGCTTGATGCGCTTCGCCGAGGAGAAAGGACTCATCGGCGCGGATCCGATCGAGGCGCTCCAGGCGCCGAAGCAGACGCGGAAGCTGCCGCGGATCTTGAAGGCAGAGGAGACGGCGGCGTTGATCGAAGCGGCTCGAGGCGACGACGCCCTCTCGCTCCGGGACGTCGCGATGCTCGAGGTCCTCTACGGCGCGGGACTGCGGGTGACGGAGCTGGTCACGCTGCCCCTCGATGCGATCGATCGACGGGGTCAGCTCCTTCGGGTCGTGGGCAAGGGGCGGAAGGAGCGGATCGTTCCGATGGGGGACGTCGCCGCCGAGGCCATCGACGACTACCTCGAGCGCGGGCGGCCGACGCTCCTCGGCGAGCGGCCCGATCGGAGCCATGCGACGTTCCTCACCCGGCGCGGGACGGCGATGACCCGGCAGAACTTCTTCTCGCGGCTGCGTGGCCACGCGAAGGCGGCGGGCCTCGCCGCGGACCGCGTCTCGCCCCACGTGCTCCGTCACGGCTTCGCCACCGACCTGCTCGAAGGGGGCGCCGACCTGCGGGCGATCCAGTCGATGCTCGGACACGCGGATCTGTCGACGACGGAGATCTACACCCACGTCAGTCGAGCGCGACTGCGGGAGACCGTCGAGTCGCGACATCCGCGCGGTGCGGGTGGCAAGCGGTGA
- a CDS encoding DUF294 nucleotidyltransferase-like domain-containing protein has product MAAPQPGAGGPPSIETQLADLPADPDARQNAVTPAVKNFLVDVRAHLERMHREYGSGRRVNEANSDLMDRMIRRLFELAEDLHLVRGGEVHEGVSIIAVGGYARREMSIHSDVDLLLLYRDELTPFVEFMAERLQYWLWDAGLTIGMATRTIEETVELGREDVTVRTAVLTARFLCGDGEFFHAFADRIRDELLPDPAAFVMEQVELMRERQLEYGDTLYLLQPNVKEGAGTLRDYHAAYWVARGTQPSVRNVDDFLHFGLLTETEMDEYREALEFLWRTRNELHLRAKRSNDQMSFEAQEEVAEGIGYGSMLEAMTEAAAKPAPDDATLADLRFQPDDPDLPVERFMRDYYRHARTIKSHSELVIDQCVRRVSGADGSRAEERPVEDGFSLIDGQLAIPHAGHLREDPIRILRVFEIAQRHQVRLSRMAQRLIRENLALLDDTLRGTPEVSDMFMRILDSETRVMRTLMAMNDVGVLAQVIPEWEHIVCRWQHVIYHTYTVDVHSIFLVEELRRLWRGKYARAMPELTELMQEVDDRAVLFLGCLLHDIGKGFGGDHSNKGVIRAIPAIERLGLSKERGDRVLFIVQHHLLMSHLAQSRDLSDPQLILELAQVCGDRTNLRNLYLATFADIRASSVEGWTDWKGQLLRELFERTAEMLETGAERPDQAVALLEARVERRRDGAREELLRLGVGESKIESLFDQLPRRYFLSHTPRQIARHAQLVLRFGDGRRVVTAHREMKGGFTEFIVCTQDVHGLYSKVAGVMTACGLNILGSHVYTTRGGLALEIYRTHTPRGGPDERDMLWGEVEEQLENVLAGSVEVGELVRRRRRPVGFTRPPSRKEPRVLISNTESEFYTLVDVIADDRLGLLYDVTRTIGEQGFEIYISKAATIKDQVTDAFYLKDGNAKKIKDSEALDRLREALLEAVSGGLEGAGRG; this is encoded by the coding sequence ATGGCCGCGCCGCAGCCCGGAGCCGGGGGACCGCCCTCCATCGAGACACAGCTCGCCGACCTGCCCGCCGATCCCGACGCGCGACAGAACGCGGTCACACCCGCGGTGAAGAATTTCCTCGTGGACGTTCGTGCCCACCTCGAGAGGATGCATCGGGAGTACGGCTCCGGTCGGCGGGTGAACGAAGCGAACTCGGACCTGATGGACCGCATGATCCGGCGCCTCTTCGAGCTCGCCGAGGACCTTCACCTCGTGCGCGGCGGCGAAGTCCACGAAGGCGTCTCGATCATCGCCGTCGGAGGCTACGCCCGACGGGAGATGTCGATCCACTCGGACGTCGACCTCCTGCTGCTCTATCGGGACGAGCTCACGCCCTTCGTCGAGTTCATGGCCGAGCGGCTTCAGTACTGGCTCTGGGACGCGGGACTCACGATCGGCATGGCGACCCGCACGATCGAGGAGACCGTGGAGCTCGGACGCGAGGACGTGACCGTGCGGACGGCGGTACTCACCGCGCGCTTCCTCTGCGGCGACGGCGAGTTCTTCCACGCCTTCGCCGATCGGATCCGCGACGAGCTCCTGCCGGATCCGGCGGCCTTCGTGATGGAACAGGTCGAGCTGATGCGCGAGCGGCAACTCGAGTACGGCGACACGCTCTATCTCCTCCAGCCGAACGTGAAGGAGGGGGCGGGGACCCTGCGCGACTACCACGCCGCCTACTGGGTGGCACGCGGGACGCAGCCGTCGGTCCGGAACGTCGACGACTTCCTGCACTTCGGCCTGCTGACCGAGACCGAGATGGACGAGTATCGCGAGGCCCTCGAGTTCCTCTGGCGGACCCGGAACGAGCTCCATCTACGGGCGAAGCGGTCGAACGACCAGATGAGCTTCGAGGCCCAGGAAGAGGTGGCCGAGGGGATCGGCTACGGGTCGATGCTCGAAGCGATGACCGAGGCCGCGGCGAAACCGGCGCCGGACGACGCGACCCTCGCGGACCTGCGCTTCCAGCCCGACGACCCGGATCTGCCCGTCGAGCGCTTCATGCGCGACTACTACCGCCACGCACGCACGATCAAGTCGCACTCGGAGCTCGTGATCGACCAGTGCGTTCGGCGCGTGAGCGGCGCCGACGGTTCCCGCGCGGAAGAGAGGCCCGTCGAGGACGGATTCAGCCTGATCGACGGCCAGCTCGCGATCCCGCACGCCGGGCACCTGCGAGAGGATCCGATCCGGATCCTGCGCGTGTTCGAGATCGCCCAGCGCCACCAGGTCCGACTCTCGCGAATGGCGCAGCGCCTGATTCGTGAGAACCTGGCCCTGCTCGACGACACGCTCCGAGGGACGCCCGAGGTTTCGGACATGTTCATGCGGATCCTCGACTCCGAGACCCGCGTGATGCGCACGCTCATGGCGATGAACGACGTGGGGGTGCTCGCCCAGGTGATTCCGGAATGGGAGCACATCGTCTGCCGCTGGCAGCACGTCATCTACCACACCTACACGGTCGACGTGCACTCGATCTTCCTCGTGGAGGAGCTCCGCAGGCTCTGGCGCGGGAAGTACGCCCGCGCGATGCCGGAGCTGACCGAGCTGATGCAGGAGGTCGACGATCGTGCGGTGCTCTTCCTCGGCTGCCTGCTCCACGACATCGGCAAGGGCTTCGGCGGCGATCATTCGAACAAGGGCGTGATCCGGGCGATCCCCGCGATCGAGCGGTTGGGCCTGTCGAAGGAGCGCGGCGACCGCGTCCTCTTCATCGTCCAACACCACCTGCTCATGTCCCATCTCGCCCAGAGCCGCGATCTCTCCGATCCCCAGCTGATTCTCGAGCTCGCGCAGGTCTGCGGCGACCGGACCAACCTGCGGAATCTCTATCTGGCGACCTTCGCGGACATTCGCGCCTCCTCGGTCGAGGGTTGGACGGACTGGAAGGGGCAGCTCCTGCGCGAGCTCTTCGAGCGGACTGCCGAGATGCTCGAGACCGGCGCCGAGCGACCCGACCAGGCGGTGGCCCTCCTCGAGGCCCGGGTCGAGCGACGACGCGACGGGGCCCGGGAAGAGCTCCTTCGTCTGGGCGTCGGCGAGAGCAAGATCGAGTCGCTCTTCGATCAGCTGCCTCGCCGCTACTTCCTCTCGCACACGCCTCGGCAGATCGCGCGGCATGCTCAGCTCGTTCTGCGCTTCGGCGACGGCAGACGCGTCGTCACGGCGCACCGCGAGATGAAGGGCGGATTCACCGAGTTCATCGTCTGCACCCAGGACGTACACGGCCTCTACAGCAAGGTCGCCGGTGTGATGACCGCGTGTGGCCTCAACATCCTGGGCTCCCACGTCTATACGACGCGGGGTGGGCTGGCGCTCGAGATCTACCGGACCCACACGCCGCGGGGCGGGCCCGACGAGCGCGACATGCTCTGGGGCGAGGTCGAGGAGCAGCTCGAGAACGTGTTGGCGGGATCCGTCGAGGTTGGCGAGCTCGTGCGGCGTCGGCGTCGCCCGGTCGGATTCACGCGTCCTCCTTCGAGGAAGGAGCCCCGCGTGCTCATCTCGAACACCGAGAGCGAGTTCTACACCCTCGTGGACGTGATCGCGGACGACCGGCTGGGGCTGCTCTACGACGTCACCCGGACGATCGGCGAGCAGGGGTTCGAGATCTACATCTCCAAGGCCGCCACCATCAAGGATCAGGTCACGGACGCCTTCTACCTGAAGGACGGAAACGCGAAGAAGATCAAGGATTCCGAAGCGTTGGATCGACTTCGCGAGGCGTTGCTGGAGGCCGTGTCCGGCGGACTCGAGGGGGCGGGGCGTGGCTAG
- a CDS encoding N-acetylmuramoyl-L-alanine amidase, which yields MRRLGRRARGGWLLAIGVLVPALVAIERPPGLSDVADVRTWSYPEYTRVVLELEGARDLGPPALVRLPPNSAAHRPERLYLDVPDVWVGRRFEEGVEVGDGLLEGVRLGQNTLSTTRLVLDLARYDHHRVFTLPAPPRIVVDVYGERGQGADPAGRLPAGLRRVQTVVVDPGHGGSDPGALGVGGLREKDVNLGIARALATELRARGFDVVLTRDDDRALSLEDRSAIAESAGGDVFVSIHANAARRKGARGIEVYTLDANHERHSLDVAARENNVPAARLDALQRALARIRVDDVGDHSARLATHVHDQVIQGARSRDASLPDLGVKKGPFYVLFMSSMSAVLVETGFVTNRRDARLLGSERYQALLAERIAMGIDRYRTEIETGLAARGLP from the coding sequence ATGAGGCGGCTCGGGCGGCGCGCAAGGGGGGGCTGGCTGCTCGCGATCGGGGTCCTGGTGCCGGCACTGGTGGCGATCGAGCGCCCGCCGGGCCTCTCGGACGTCGCGGACGTCCGGACCTGGTCCTACCCCGAATACACCCGGGTGGTGCTCGAGCTCGAGGGCGCGCGAGACCTCGGGCCCCCGGCGCTCGTTCGGCTACCGCCGAACTCGGCGGCGCATCGACCCGAGCGACTCTATCTCGACGTCCCGGACGTCTGGGTCGGACGCCGCTTCGAGGAAGGGGTCGAGGTGGGCGACGGACTCCTCGAAGGCGTTCGCCTGGGACAGAACACGCTGTCGACGACGCGGCTGGTCCTCGATCTCGCGCGCTACGACCACCACCGGGTCTTCACGCTGCCCGCGCCGCCGCGCATCGTCGTCGACGTGTACGGGGAACGAGGGCAGGGCGCCGACCCGGCGGGCCGGCTCCCGGCCGGCCTCCGGCGCGTGCAGACCGTCGTCGTGGACCCCGGACACGGGGGGAGCGATCCCGGCGCACTCGGGGTCGGTGGGCTTCGGGAGAAGGACGTGAACCTCGGGATCGCCCGCGCGCTCGCGACCGAGCTCCGCGCTCGCGGGTTCGACGTCGTGCTGACGCGCGACGACGATCGGGCGCTCTCACTCGAAGACCGGAGCGCGATCGCCGAATCCGCCGGCGGCGACGTCTTCGTGTCGATCCATGCGAACGCCGCGCGCCGGAAGGGCGCTCGGGGCATCGAGGTCTACACCCTCGATGCGAACCACGAGCGTCACAGCCTCGACGTCGCCGCGCGGGAGAACAACGTGCCGGCGGCCAGGCTCGACGCGCTGCAACGGGCGCTCGCACGCATCCGCGTCGACGACGTGGGAGACCATTCGGCGCGGCTCGCCACCCACGTGCACGACCAGGTGATCCAGGGGGCCCGCTCGCGAGACGCCTCGCTTCCGGATCTGGGCGTCAAGAAAGGCCCCTTCTACGTGCTCTTCATGTCGAGCATGTCCGCGGTCCTGGTCGAGACCGGGTTCGTGACGAACCGACGGGACGCCCGGCTGCTCGGGAGCGAGCGCTACCAGGCCCTGCTGGCCGAACGGATCGCGATGGGGATCGATCGGTACCGCACCGAGATCGAGACCGGTCTGGCCGCCCGAGGGCTTCCCTGA